The genomic window CGGAACAGTCCCGTCACCGGCGTCAGCGACTTCGAGCGCAGTTGCCACCATGGCGGTGTGCTGCGTACGCAGCTCCACCGCCGTTGTAGTCGGCTGTCGCGTTCCCACGAAGCAGAAATAACGCACGTGCGACGGCCGCCGCGTGTGGTCGAGCCCAGCGTGAAATTGCTCGGCAGCGGCCAGATTTTCCGGAACAAGGTTGAGCGCACGAGCAGTGGACGTATCATACACGTCTAGGGCCTCGCGCCGCTGCTGCAGCTCTCGCTGCCATGCGAACGGCTCACCACGCGGGGGAAACAGCTGATAGAGTGAGGGAAAACGCGGATCTCGGGCGAGCAGCGTCGCCTGATCTTGGCTCAGAAACAGCTTTCTTCGCTGGCCGAGTGCGACCAACAGCGCCTCTGGCGCCCCACGATGCGGGGTCCCCAGCGTAATTAGCCCAACGACAGCGGCGATACCCGGACGCTCAGTGAAGCGCCCACACTCAAGCGCGAATCGCGCGATCAGTCCGCCCATGCTATGCGCTACCAGAACAATTCGAACGTTCTGTCCTCGGTGCCCGACGATGCGATCCAGCAGGTCGACCAAATTCGTTGCGCTCTCGGCGTTATCGCGGCGCCAATCGTATGGGAAACTAATCATCGACCCGTCGAGTGGGTCAGTATCCGCGCCCGCTTCGGAGAAGCCACATCGCTCTAGATCATTGATGAGTCCCGCGTACTGCTCCGTAAACGGCCCGTAGCGACGAATTACATCGCCCACGGTTAGGTCGTCCCGCAGAAGCTGCTCGATCTGCGCATACCGTCGAAAGAGTCCGCTAGCCGGGCCGGGCCATACGCGTGCGTCCCCGAAGTGGAGCTCCGATCCCATTGTTCCTGGTATGAGCACCGCAACGTTCGCGTTCCGCATTGTTCACTCAAGCAGAAGGGTGATCTCAGCTTCGGCTGAGAGGCGATGACGCTCTAACATGGCGCACAGATCATCCCACTGTCGAGTCCCAGTCCTGCGGACATCTCGCGTCGGCTGCAGCGCGGCGACCGTCTTTTCACTAATCGGCCATCGCTGCTCGGGGACGCGCAATCGCGAGGTCG from Gemmatimonadaceae bacterium includes these protein-coding regions:
- a CDS encoding alpha/beta fold hydrolase translates to MGDVIRRYGPFTEQYAGLINDLERCGFSEAGADTDPLDGSMISFPYDWRRDNAESATNLVDLLDRIVGHRGQNVRIVLVAHSMGGLIARFALECGRFTERPGIAAVVGLITLGTPHRGAPEALLVALGQRRKLFLSQDQATLLARDPRFPSLYQLFPPRGEPFAWQRELQQRREALDVYDTSTARALNLVPENLAAAEQFHAGLDHTRRPSHVRYFCFVGTRQPTTTAVELRTQHTAMVATALEVADAGDGTVPSWSASLSGEQGLPVGGEHGTLYRDSRVREGLFSLFGRVGVSRASHTVNVQLALRDRVADPGTSVPLTLSFHGRGVRLITGTIEVHQLPEPDAAAESLQVVGGEPVSYQGAALESLSLRIRMPDLAGMYRLHFQSTGPEDVASIDDEFLVQSSN